In Chryseobacterium oranimense, a single window of DNA contains:
- a CDS encoding efflux RND transporter periplasmic adaptor subunit, with the protein MKIKHNIIYLTVTALLLVSCGKKETPAEKPEVKTEKAEAGHEEAPQTIASLTEDQIKSVGISLGPIEMKELTSTIKANGLLRVPNNNKATITSLYGGVIKTLNVQVGSIVKKGQVIATIANPEFIRLQEEYLTTNSRITYAEQEYRRQRELFDNDAGAKKNLQSSDAELKTLRTKKASLLRQLQMMGISPGKVSNGNMRSGLVITAPISGTVSSISAQIGSYVDVSSPVAEIIDNNSIHLDLQVFEKDLPKMRVGQIVHFKLTNNPETEYDAMVYSVGSSFENESKTVSVHGTVTGNKAGLIDGMNITGIVSLDKNTTPAVPNEAIVEADGKYYVFVQTDKKAEVHEEAEGSAADKKNEEVPKHEQKTINFEKVEVVKGTSDMGYTAITPVKEVPADAKIVVKGAFFVNAKLSNSGEHEH; encoded by the coding sequence ATGAAAATAAAGCACAATATCATATATTTGACCGTCACGGCACTTTTACTCGTAAGCTGTGGAAAAAAAGAAACGCCTGCAGAAAAACCGGAAGTAAAAACTGAAAAAGCAGAAGCCGGACATGAAGAAGCCCCGCAGACCATTGCTTCATTAACGGAGGACCAAATCAAATCAGTCGGGATATCCCTGGGACCCATAGAGATGAAAGAACTTACCTCCACAATTAAAGCAAACGGCCTTCTGAGGGTTCCCAATAATAATAAGGCAACCATCACTTCCCTGTATGGCGGAGTGATTAAAACCCTGAATGTACAGGTAGGTAGCATCGTAAAAAAAGGACAGGTGATTGCAACTATCGCGAACCCTGAATTTATCCGGTTACAGGAAGAATATTTGACAACGAACAGCAGAATTACCTATGCAGAGCAGGAGTACAGAAGACAGCGTGAACTTTTTGACAACGATGCCGGAGCAAAGAAAAACCTGCAGAGTTCGGATGCCGAACTTAAAACCCTCAGAACGAAAAAAGCCTCCCTTTTAAGACAGCTTCAGATGATGGGAATCAGTCCGGGGAAGGTGAGTAATGGCAATATGAGATCCGGTTTGGTGATTACAGCACCGATTAGTGGAACGGTCAGTAGTATTTCAGCGCAGATCGGAAGCTATGTAGATGTTTCATCACCCGTGGCAGAAATTATTGATAACAATTCTATTCATCTGGATCTTCAGGTTTTTGAAAAAGATCTTCCCAAAATGAGAGTAGGGCAGATCGTTCATTTTAAACTGACCAATAACCCTGAAACCGAATATGATGCCATGGTTTACAGTGTAGGCTCCTCATTTGAAAACGAAAGCAAAACCGTTTCAGTACATGGGACGGTCACCGGGAATAAAGCAGGCTTAATCGACGGAATGAATATCACCGGAATTGTCAGTTTGGATAAAAATACCACACCTGCCGTTCCCAATGAAGCCATCGTAGAAGCAGACGGGAAATATTATGTGTTTGTTCAGACCGACAAAAAGGCTGAAGTGCATGAAGAAGCGGAAGGCTCTGCAGCGGACAAGAAAAATGAAGAGGTGCCAAAACATGAACAAAAGACCATCAATTTTGAAAAAGTAGAAGTGGTAAAAGGAACTTCAGATATGGGATATACGGCAATTACCCCTGTAAAAGAAGTTCCTGCCGATGCTAAAATAGTAGTGAAAGGGGCATTTTTTGTTAATGCAAAACTTTCCAATTCCGGAGAGCATGAGCACTAA